The following coding sequences are from one Lolium rigidum isolate FL_2022 chromosome 6, APGP_CSIRO_Lrig_0.1, whole genome shotgun sequence window:
- the LOC124660264 gene encoding two-component response regulator-like PRR1 isoform X1 yields MAGEAGRVGGGGAGVGGGGQPFVDRSKVRILLCDSDPDSSQDVLRLLCNCSYQVTCAKSPRQVINVLNCEGAETDIILAEVDLPVSKCFKMLKYIARNKELRHIPIIMMSNRDDVSVVVKCLRLGAAEYLVKPLRMNELLNLWTHVWRRRRMLGLAEKNFFVDNLELVLSEPSDANTNSTTLLSDETYDRPKENRNHEINTSNQQEYESPPVADPPKTEELENLPSITECGDKASSSGGMFSRPIKTNLRFAESSAFLAYVKQSTPTSTPLDNELQRGGNQLDIVDHQGDFSSATDRIDTNSSINTRDEKAFDMPMQYPSVCFSSSNLHPEQRNEGQQDVSGTPPVYHFPYYYPGMVEHGMALHSVQHFQGNINTAQAHTPPAFLHQYNVYPHGHGVSTMPSFQYNPAGMSVHSSHLSTQNVWPPVSSTPIPEETHSHSDRRAAALAKFRQKRKDRCFDKKVRYVNRKKLAETRPRVRGQFVRQASNADIISTGDDISDYEDDDPSSREVVMVSSPD; encoded by the exons ATGGCCGGCGAGGCGGgtcgcgttggcggcggcggcgctggggtaGGGGGAGGAGGACAGCCCTTCGTCGACCGGAGCAAGGTCAGGATCCTCCTCTGCGACAGTGATCCCGACAGCTCCCAGGATGTGCTTCGCCTCCTCTGCAACTGCTCCTACCAAG TGACCTGCGCCAAGTCCCCACGGCAGGTGATCAACGTGCTCAACTGCGAGGGGGCAGAGACGGACATCATCCTGGCGGAGGTCGATCTGCCCGTCTCCAAGTGCTTCAAGATGCTCAAGTACATCGCCAGGAACAAGGAGCTGCGCCACATCCCCATCATCA TGATGTCCAACAGAGACGATGTTTCTGTCGTTGTCAAGTGCTTGCGGCTAGGGGCAGCCGAGTACCTGGTCAAGCCGCTGCGCATGAATGAGCTGCTCAACCTCTGGACCCATGTGTGGCGGCGCAGACGGATG CTTGGTTTGGCAGAGAAAAACTTCTTCGTTGACAATCTTGAGTTGGTGCTATCAGAACCTAGTGACGCCAATACCAATAGTACCACGCTCCTTTCGGACGAGACGTATGATAGgccaaaagaaaacagaaatcaTGAAATAAATACCTCGAATCAACAGGAATACGAG TCTCCTCCGGTTGCTGATCCCCCAAAGACAGAAGAATTGGAGAATCTACCAAGCATTACTGAATGTGGCGATAAAGCAT CATCTTCAGGAGGAATGTTTTCACGCCCAATAAAGACCAATTTGAGGTTTGCTGAGTCGTCTGCATTTCTAGCGTATGTTAAGCAAAGCACTCCAACCAGCACCCCATTGGATAATGAACTACAGAGAGGGGGTAATCAGTTAGATATTGTGGATCACCAGGGTGATTTCTCTAGCGCGACTGACAGAATTGATACTAACAGCAGTATAAATACTCGGGATGAAAAAGCTTTTGACATGCCTATGCAGTATCCTTCGGTATGCTTTTCTTCCTCTAACTTGCATCCGGAGCAAAGAAATGAaggccaacaagatgtttcaggAACTCCTCCTGTATATCACTTCCCATATTATTATCCAGGGATGGTAGAGCATGGCATGGCACTTCATTCAGTGCAACATTTTCAAGGAAACATAAACACTGCTCAAGCACATACACCACCAGCATTCCTCCATCAATACAATGTTTATCCCCATGGCCATGGTGTATCTACGATGCCATCATTTCAGTACAATCCTGCTGGTATGAGTGTACATTCCAGTCATTTGTCAACGCAAAATGTGTGGCCACCGGTATCAAGCACACCGATTCCTGAGGAAACACATAGTCACTCTGACAGGAGGGCTGCAGCACTTGCCAAGTTCAGACAGAAAAGGAAGGATCGCTGCTTTGATAAGAAGGTGAGGTATGTAAATCGGAAGAAACTTGCTGAAACGAGGCCGAGGGTGAGAGGTCAATTTGTTAGGCAGGCAAGCAATGCAGATATAATTAGCACTGGAGATGACATCTCTGATTATGAAGACGACGATCCATCATCCAGGGAGGTTGTGATGGTTTCTTCACCAGATTAG
- the LOC124660264 gene encoding two-component response regulator-like PRR1 isoform X2: MSYEWDHAVMSNRDDVSVVVKCLRLGAAEYLVKPLRMNELLNLWTHVWRRRRMLGLAEKNFFVDNLELVLSEPSDANTNSTTLLSDETYDRPKENRNHEINTSNQQEYESPPVADPPKTEELENLPSITECGDKASSSGGMFSRPIKTNLRFAESSAFLAYVKQSTPTSTPLDNELQRGGNQLDIVDHQGDFSSATDRIDTNSSINTRDEKAFDMPMQYPSVCFSSSNLHPEQRNEGQQDVSGTPPVYHFPYYYPGMVEHGMALHSVQHFQGNINTAQAHTPPAFLHQYNVYPHGHGVSTMPSFQYNPAGMSVHSSHLSTQNVWPPVSSTPIPEETHSHSDRRAAALAKFRQKRKDRCFDKKVRYVNRKKLAETRPRVRGQFVRQASNADIISTGDDISDYEDDDPSSREVVMVSSPD; the protein is encoded by the exons ATGTCCTACGAATGGGATCATGCAGTGATGTCCAACAGAGACGATGTTTCTGTCGTTGTCAAGTGCTTGCGGCTAGGGGCAGCCGAGTACCTGGTCAAGCCGCTGCGCATGAATGAGCTGCTCAACCTCTGGACCCATGTGTGGCGGCGCAGACGGATG CTTGGTTTGGCAGAGAAAAACTTCTTCGTTGACAATCTTGAGTTGGTGCTATCAGAACCTAGTGACGCCAATACCAATAGTACCACGCTCCTTTCGGACGAGACGTATGATAGgccaaaagaaaacagaaatcaTGAAATAAATACCTCGAATCAACAGGAATACGAG TCTCCTCCGGTTGCTGATCCCCCAAAGACAGAAGAATTGGAGAATCTACCAAGCATTACTGAATGTGGCGATAAAGCAT CATCTTCAGGAGGAATGTTTTCACGCCCAATAAAGACCAATTTGAGGTTTGCTGAGTCGTCTGCATTTCTAGCGTATGTTAAGCAAAGCACTCCAACCAGCACCCCATTGGATAATGAACTACAGAGAGGGGGTAATCAGTTAGATATTGTGGATCACCAGGGTGATTTCTCTAGCGCGACTGACAGAATTGATACTAACAGCAGTATAAATACTCGGGATGAAAAAGCTTTTGACATGCCTATGCAGTATCCTTCGGTATGCTTTTCTTCCTCTAACTTGCATCCGGAGCAAAGAAATGAaggccaacaagatgtttcaggAACTCCTCCTGTATATCACTTCCCATATTATTATCCAGGGATGGTAGAGCATGGCATGGCACTTCATTCAGTGCAACATTTTCAAGGAAACATAAACACTGCTCAAGCACATACACCACCAGCATTCCTCCATCAATACAATGTTTATCCCCATGGCCATGGTGTATCTACGATGCCATCATTTCAGTACAATCCTGCTGGTATGAGTGTACATTCCAGTCATTTGTCAACGCAAAATGTGTGGCCACCGGTATCAAGCACACCGATTCCTGAGGAAACACATAGTCACTCTGACAGGAGGGCTGCAGCACTTGCCAAGTTCAGACAGAAAAGGAAGGATCGCTGCTTTGATAAGAAGGTGAGGTATGTAAATCGGAAGAAACTTGCTGAAACGAGGCCGAGGGTGAGAGGTCAATTTGTTAGGCAGGCAAGCAATGCAGATATAATTAGCACTGGAGATGACATCTCTGATTATGAAGACGACGATCCATCATCCAGGGAGGTTGTGATGGTTTCTTCACCAGATTAG